One Ranitomeya variabilis isolate aRanVar5 chromosome 5, aRanVar5.hap1, whole genome shotgun sequence DNA window includes the following coding sequences:
- the LOC143775179 gene encoding histone H3 → MARTKQTARKSTGGKAPRKQLATKAARKSAPATGGVKKPHRYRPGTVALREIRRYQKSTELLIRKLPFQRLVREIAQDFKTDLRFQSSAVMALQEASEAYLVGLFEDTNLCAIHAKRVTIMPKDIQLARRIRGERA, encoded by the coding sequence ATGGCCAGAACCAAGCAGACCGCCCGCaaatccaccggagggaaagcTCCCCGCAAGCAGCTGGCCACGAAGGCCGCCAGGAAGAGCGCTCCCGCCACCGGTGGAGTGAAGAAGCCGCATCGTTACCGCCCGGGGACAGTCGCTCTCCGTGAGATCCGCCGCTACCAGAAGTCCACCGAGCTGCTGATCCGTAAGCTTCCCTTCCAGCGCCTGGTGAGGGAGATCGCCCAGGACTTCAAGACCGATCTGCGCTTCCAGAGCTCGGCGGTGATGGCGCTGCAGGAGGCCAGCGAGGCTTATCTGGTGGGGCTGTTCGAGGACACCAACCTGTGCGCCATCCACGCCAAGAGGGTCACCATCATGCCCAAAGACATCCAGCTGGCCCGCCGGATCCGCGGGGAGAGGGCCTAG
- the LOC143774104 gene encoding histone H1.5-like, giving the protein MMAETAPAAAPPPAEPAAKSKKQPKKTAAKKSTKPSGPSVSELIVKAVSASKERSGVSLAALKKALSAGGYDVEKNNSRLKLAVRGLVTRGALLQVKGSGASGSFKLNRKQETKDKVAKKKSAAAAKPKRPAAAKKAAKSLKKPKKAPTAAKKSPKKAKKPAAAAAKKAAKSPKKPKAAPKPKKVAKSPAKKAAKPKAAKSPAKKAAKAKKSAAKK; this is encoded by the coding sequence ATGATGGCAGAGACCGCGCCAGCCGCCGCGCCTCCTCCCGCAGAACCGGCcgccaaatccaagaagcagccgaagAAAACTGCCGCCAAGAAGAGCACTAAACCCTCCGGCCCCAGCGTCTCCGAGCTGATCGTGAAAGCCGTGTCCGCCTCCAAGGAGCGCAGCGGGGTGTCTCTGGCCGCCCTGAAGAAGGCTCTGTCTGCCGGAGGGTACGATGTGGAGAAGAATAACAGCCGCCTGAAGCTGGCCGTCCGGGGTCTGGTCACCAGGGGCGCCCTCCTCCAGGTGAAGGGCAGCGGCGCCTCCGGCTCCTTCAAGCTGAACAGGAAGCAGGAGACGAAGGACAAAGTGGCCAAGAAGAAGTCAGCAGCTGCGGCCAAGCCCAAGAGGCCCGCTGCTGCCAAGAAAGCCGCCAAATCTCTGAAGAAGCCCAAGAAGGCTCCGACCGCGGCAAAGAAGAGCCCGAAGAAGGCCAAGAAGCCCGCAGCAGCTGCGGCAAAGAAAGCGgccaagagccccaagaagccgaaGGCCGCTCCGAAGCCCAAGAAGGTGGCGaagagtccggctaagaaggcGGCCAAGCCCAAAGCTGCCaagagtccggctaagaaggcGGCGAAAGCCAAGAAGTCCGCGGCCAAGAAATAA